Proteins from a single region of Meles meles chromosome 10, mMelMel3.1 paternal haplotype, whole genome shotgun sequence:
- the TAS2R40 gene encoding taste receptor type 2 member 40: MATMSTDATDRDRSRFKIVLTLVVSGIECIAGIVGNCFIMAIHRAERARGKRLSVSDCILLMLGFSRLLLQIWMMLENTYSLLFPVTYNQNTVFILFKVVVMFLSYFNLWLAAWLSIFYCLRIANSAPPLFCMRRRKITGVMPWLLGLSLFISLCFSFPFSIDTFKVYGNISIPIPSSNTTERKYFSETNMVNLVLLYNLGIFIPLIMFILSATLLIFSLKTHTLYMESNATGPGDPSMKTHMGAIKAICCFLILYIFNAVALFISMSNIFNINSSWNILCKNIMDTSPAGHPVLPILGNLELRGAWKRFQHHVHPHL, from the coding sequence ATGGCCACAATGAGCACAGATGCCACAGATAGAGACAGATCCAGGTTTAAAATCGTCCTCACCTTGGTGGTCTCTGGAATAGAGTGCATCGCCGGCATCGTTGGAAACTGCTTCATTATGGCTATCCACAGGGCTGAGCGGGCCAGAGGCAAAAGACTCTCTGTCAGTGACTGTATACTGCTGATGCTCGGCTTTTCCAGGCTCTTGCTGCAGATCTGGATGATGCTGGAGAATACTTACAGTCTGCTGTTCCCAGTCACTTATAATCAAAACACAGTGTTTATACTCTTCAAAGTCGTCGTCATGTTTCTGAGCTATTTCAACCTCTGGCTTGCTGCCTGGCTCAGCATCTTCTATTGTCTTAGAATTGCAAACTCTGCTCCTCCTTTGTTCTGCATGAGGAGGAGGAAAATCACAGGGGTCATGCCTTGGCTTCTGGGACTATCACTGTTCATCTCCTTATGCTTTAGCTTTCCCTTCTCTATAGATACCTTCAAAGTGTATGGAAATATTTCCATTCCTATCCCCTCCTCCAACACCACTGAGAGGAAATACTTCTCTGAGACCAATATGGTTAACCTGGTTCTTCTCTATAACCTGGGGATCTTCATTCCTCTGATCATGTTCATCCTTTCAGCCACCCTGCTGATCTTCTCTCTCAAGACACATACTCTATACATGGAAAGCAATGCCACTGGCCCCGGGGACCCCAGCATGAAGACTCACATGGGGGCCATCAAAGCTATCTGCTGCTTTCTCATTCTCTACATTTTCAATGCAGTTGCTCTATTTATTTCCATGTCCAACATCTTCAACATCAACAGTTCCTGGAATATTTTGTGCAAAAACATCATGGACACTTCTCCAGCAGGCCACCCAGTGCTACCAATCTTGGGTAACCTTGAGCTGAGAGGAGCCTGGAAGAGGTTTCAGCACCATGTTCATCCTCACCTGTAA